From the genome of bacterium, one region includes:
- a CDS encoding diacylglycerol kinase — protein MEERKKLSKIESIKCGFNGIKYCVQKDKTCKGKCIISAVVIIISLLLNISQIKLFIVLLLCGINISLEMINDAIEKTIDLIHPEYNEKAGLIKDIASGAVQVMCIIAIIIGLAIFIPELYKTNWL, from the coding sequence GTGGAAGAAAGAAAAAAACTTTCAAAAATAGAAAGCATTAAGTGCGGATTTAACGGAATAAAATATTGCGTGCAAAAAGACAAAACCTGCAAAGGCAAATGTATCATTTCTGCTGTAGTAATAATAATATCATTACTATTAAATATAAGCCAAATTAAACTGTTTATAGTTCTTCTGCTGTGCGGCATTAATATTTCTCTGGAAATGATCAATGACGCTATTGAAAAAACTATAGATCTGATACATCCCGAATACAACGAAAAAGCCGGACTGATAAAAGATATCGCGTCCGGAGCGGTTCAGGTAATGTGCATAATAGCGATTATTATCGGACTGGCAATTTTTATTCCCGAATTATACAAAACCAATTGGCTTTAA